The following coding sequences lie in one Phragmites australis chromosome 8, lpPhrAust1.1, whole genome shotgun sequence genomic window:
- the LOC133927177 gene encoding receptor-like cytosolic serine/threonine-protein kinase RBK1 isoform X3: MGSKSSYGDNSECTDELPEMGSKSTNDENSGCADEVPEMVSKSSNDDNSDCADRSSPRAVLDISVSGSMDSDDSSSVEQSAESNHNVHWRNLIRGLILRRKKSMDRVVTFPQRSKSRGLKGYLERIRSSKNQMDCSAISPEILPEISKWRPSWRSFDYDELCAATDRFSSENLIGKGGHAEVYKGQLADGLFVAVKRLTKGGNNEDRISNFLSELGIIAHVNHPNAAQLLGFSVEGGLHLVLQFSPHGSLASVLHGIFLSKTNTFVSLSGTKEPLKWKVRFNIALGIAEGLLYLHEGCHRRIIHRDIKASNILLTEDYQPQISDFGLAKWLPDKLTHHVVFPIEGTFGYMAPEYFMHGIINEKTDVFAYGVLLLELVTGRKAVDSSRQSLVIWAKPLLDSNKVKELVDPSLGNEYDPEELVYTLAVASMCIHHSSSSRPSMKSVVRFLKGDRESLELVRRPKIVKPLMFDSCDSEDYTRSSYLNDLDRHKQLALEQ; this comes from the exons ATGGGCTCCAAGAGCAGTTACGGCGACAACAGTGAGTGCACCGATGAATTGCCTGAAATGGGCTCCAAGAGCACTAACGATGAAAACAGTGGGTGCGCCGATGAAGTGCCTGAAATGGTCTCCAAGAGCAGTAACGATGACAACAGTGACTGCGCCGATCGGAGCTCTCCCCGTGCTGTGCTAGATATCTCAGTATCCGGTAGCATGGACTCCGATGACAGCTCCTCAGTTGAGCAGTCAGCAGAGTCAAACCACAATGTGCATTGGAGGAATCTGATCAGAGGGCTAATACTTAGGAGAAAGAAGTCCATGGATAGAGTAGTTACATTCCCTCAGAGATCCAAGAGCAGAGGGCTTAAAGGTTATCTGGAGAGGATCCGGAGCAGTAAGAACCAAATGGACTGTAGTGCCATTTCTCCAGAGATCCTTCCTGAGATCAGTAAGTGGAGACCATCATGGAGAAGCTTTGACTACGATGAGCTTTGTGCTGCAACTGACAGATTCAGTTCAG AAAATTTGATCGGGAAGGGAGGGCATGCTGAGGTATACAAAGGACAGCTTGCTGATGGGCTCTTTGTGGCAGTGAAGAGGTTAACAAAAGGCGGTAACAACGAGGACAGAATTAGTAATTTCTTATCTGAGCTTGGAATAATAGCCCATGTTAACCACCCAAACGCAGCTCAGCTCTTGGGGTTCAGTGTGGAAGGGGGTTTGCACTTAGTTCTTCAGTTCTCACCTCATGGAAGCCTGGCTTCTGTTCTGCATGGTATATTCCTCTCCAAGACTAACACTTTTGTTAG CTTATCAGGTACGAAGGAACCCCTGAAGTGGAAAGTCAGGTTCAACATTGCACTTGGAATCGCTGAAGGGTTGCTTTATCTACACGAAGGCTGCCATCGCCGTATAATTCACAGAGACATCAAGGCTTCTAATATCCTTTTAACTGAAGACTACCAACCTCAG ATATCAGATTTTGGTCTTGCAAAGTGGCTTCCTGACAAACTGACCCATCATGTTGTATTTCCCATTGAAGGCACATTCGG TTATATGGCCCCGGAATACTTCATGCATGGAATCATAAATGAGAAGACCGATGTGTTCGCATATGGAGTTTTGCTTCTTGAGCTAGTTACAGGGCGGAAAGCGGTGGACTCCTCCAGACAGAGCCTAGTGATATGG GCAAAACCGCTGCTTGACTCGAACAAAGTAAAAGAGCTGGTGGATCCTTCCCTTGGCAATGAATATGATCCAGAAGAGCTGGTGTACACCCTAGCAGTAGCATCCATGTGCATTCACCACAGCTCAAGCTCGCGGCCTAGTATGAAATCG GTGGTCCGTTTCTTGAAGGGAGACAGGGAGTCACTTGAATTGGTGAGAAGGCCTAAAATCGTTAAGCCCCTTATGTTTGACTCCTGTGATTCAGAAGATTACACACGCTCAAGTTACCTCAATGATCTGGACCGGCACAAGCAGCTTGCCTTGGAGCAGTGA
- the LOC133927177 gene encoding receptor-like cytosolic serine/threonine-protein kinase RBK1 isoform X1 codes for MAPKEEAGEGGRPKDLLGSSDKEGEDQDNTKRDSDETTNEDCNNGGSVIEATLSSEDLNDRHGSDSNSQCAESEGASKEVPEMGSKSSYGDNSECTDELPEMGSKSTNDENSGCADEVPEMVSKSSNDDNSDCADRSSPRAVLDISVSGSMDSDDSSSVEQSAESNHNVHWRNLIRGLILRRKKSMDRVVTFPQRSKSRGLKGYLERIRSSKNQMDCSAISPEILPEISKWRPSWRSFDYDELCAATDRFSSENLIGKGGHAEVYKGQLADGLFVAVKRLTKGGNNEDRISNFLSELGIIAHVNHPNAAQLLGFSVEGGLHLVLQFSPHGSLASVLHGIFLSKTNTFVSLSGTKEPLKWKVRFNIALGIAEGLLYLHEGCHRRIIHRDIKASNILLTEDYQPQISDFGLAKWLPDKLTHHVVFPIEGTFGYMAPEYFMHGIINEKTDVFAYGVLLLELVTGRKAVDSSRQSLVIWAKPLLDSNKVKELVDPSLGNEYDPEELVYTLAVASMCIHHSSSSRPSMKSVVRFLKGDRESLELVRRPKIVKPLMFDSCDSEDYTRSSYLNDLDRHKQLALEQ; via the exons ATGGCTCCCAAGGAAG AGGCAggtgaaggagggaggccgaAGGATCTTCTTGGATCTTCAGATAAGGAAG GAGAGGACCAAGATAATACTAAAAGAGACTCCGATGAAACGACAAATGAGGATTGCAACAACGGTGGATCCGTAATTGAGGCCACCTTATCGAGTGAAGATCTCAATGATAGGCATGGCAGTGACAGCAACAGCCAATGTGCTGAATCTGAAGGTGCTAGCAAAGAAGTGCCAGAAATGGGCTCCAAGAGCAGTTACGGCGACAACAGTGAGTGCACCGATGAATTGCCTGAAATGGGCTCCAAGAGCACTAACGATGAAAACAGTGGGTGCGCCGATGAAGTGCCTGAAATGGTCTCCAAGAGCAGTAACGATGACAACAGTGACTGCGCCGATCGGAGCTCTCCCCGTGCTGTGCTAGATATCTCAGTATCCGGTAGCATGGACTCCGATGACAGCTCCTCAGTTGAGCAGTCAGCAGAGTCAAACCACAATGTGCATTGGAGGAATCTGATCAGAGGGCTAATACTTAGGAGAAAGAAGTCCATGGATAGAGTAGTTACATTCCCTCAGAGATCCAAGAGCAGAGGGCTTAAAGGTTATCTGGAGAGGATCCGGAGCAGTAAGAACCAAATGGACTGTAGTGCCATTTCTCCAGAGATCCTTCCTGAGATCAGTAAGTGGAGACCATCATGGAGAAGCTTTGACTACGATGAGCTTTGTGCTGCAACTGACAGATTCAGTTCAG AAAATTTGATCGGGAAGGGAGGGCATGCTGAGGTATACAAAGGACAGCTTGCTGATGGGCTCTTTGTGGCAGTGAAGAGGTTAACAAAAGGCGGTAACAACGAGGACAGAATTAGTAATTTCTTATCTGAGCTTGGAATAATAGCCCATGTTAACCACCCAAACGCAGCTCAGCTCTTGGGGTTCAGTGTGGAAGGGGGTTTGCACTTAGTTCTTCAGTTCTCACCTCATGGAAGCCTGGCTTCTGTTCTGCATGGTATATTCCTCTCCAAGACTAACACTTTTGTTAG CTTATCAGGTACGAAGGAACCCCTGAAGTGGAAAGTCAGGTTCAACATTGCACTTGGAATCGCTGAAGGGTTGCTTTATCTACACGAAGGCTGCCATCGCCGTATAATTCACAGAGACATCAAGGCTTCTAATATCCTTTTAACTGAAGACTACCAACCTCAG ATATCAGATTTTGGTCTTGCAAAGTGGCTTCCTGACAAACTGACCCATCATGTTGTATTTCCCATTGAAGGCACATTCGG TTATATGGCCCCGGAATACTTCATGCATGGAATCATAAATGAGAAGACCGATGTGTTCGCATATGGAGTTTTGCTTCTTGAGCTAGTTACAGGGCGGAAAGCGGTGGACTCCTCCAGACAGAGCCTAGTGATATGG GCAAAACCGCTGCTTGACTCGAACAAAGTAAAAGAGCTGGTGGATCCTTCCCTTGGCAATGAATATGATCCAGAAGAGCTGGTGTACACCCTAGCAGTAGCATCCATGTGCATTCACCACAGCTCAAGCTCGCGGCCTAGTATGAAATCG GTGGTCCGTTTCTTGAAGGGAGACAGGGAGTCACTTGAATTGGTGAGAAGGCCTAAAATCGTTAAGCCCCTTATGTTTGACTCCTGTGATTCAGAAGATTACACACGCTCAAGTTACCTCAATGATCTGGACCGGCACAAGCAGCTTGCCTTGGAGCAGTGA
- the LOC133927177 gene encoding receptor-like cytosolic serine/threonine-protein kinase RBK1 isoform X2 has product MAPKEEAGEGGRPKDLLGSSDKEGEDQDNTKRDSDETTNEDCNNGGSVIEATLSSEDLNDRHGSDSNSQCAESEGASKEVPEMGSKSSYGDNSECTDELPEMGSKSTNDENSGCADEVPEMVSKSSNDDNSDCADRSSPRAVLDISVSGSMDSDDSSSVEQSAESNHNVHWRNLIRGLILRRKKSMDRVVTFPQRSKSRGLKGYLERIRSSKNQMDCSAISPEILPEISKWRPSWRSFDYDELCAATDRFSSENLIGKGGHAEVYKGQLADGLFVAVKRLTKGGNNEDRISNFLSELGIIAHVNHPNAAQLLGFSVEGGLHLVLQFSPHGSLASVLHGTKEPLKWKVRFNIALGIAEGLLYLHEGCHRRIIHRDIKASNILLTEDYQPQISDFGLAKWLPDKLTHHVVFPIEGTFGYMAPEYFMHGIINEKTDVFAYGVLLLELVTGRKAVDSSRQSLVIWAKPLLDSNKVKELVDPSLGNEYDPEELVYTLAVASMCIHHSSSSRPSMKSVVRFLKGDRESLELVRRPKIVKPLMFDSCDSEDYTRSSYLNDLDRHKQLALEQ; this is encoded by the exons ATGGCTCCCAAGGAAG AGGCAggtgaaggagggaggccgaAGGATCTTCTTGGATCTTCAGATAAGGAAG GAGAGGACCAAGATAATACTAAAAGAGACTCCGATGAAACGACAAATGAGGATTGCAACAACGGTGGATCCGTAATTGAGGCCACCTTATCGAGTGAAGATCTCAATGATAGGCATGGCAGTGACAGCAACAGCCAATGTGCTGAATCTGAAGGTGCTAGCAAAGAAGTGCCAGAAATGGGCTCCAAGAGCAGTTACGGCGACAACAGTGAGTGCACCGATGAATTGCCTGAAATGGGCTCCAAGAGCACTAACGATGAAAACAGTGGGTGCGCCGATGAAGTGCCTGAAATGGTCTCCAAGAGCAGTAACGATGACAACAGTGACTGCGCCGATCGGAGCTCTCCCCGTGCTGTGCTAGATATCTCAGTATCCGGTAGCATGGACTCCGATGACAGCTCCTCAGTTGAGCAGTCAGCAGAGTCAAACCACAATGTGCATTGGAGGAATCTGATCAGAGGGCTAATACTTAGGAGAAAGAAGTCCATGGATAGAGTAGTTACATTCCCTCAGAGATCCAAGAGCAGAGGGCTTAAAGGTTATCTGGAGAGGATCCGGAGCAGTAAGAACCAAATGGACTGTAGTGCCATTTCTCCAGAGATCCTTCCTGAGATCAGTAAGTGGAGACCATCATGGAGAAGCTTTGACTACGATGAGCTTTGTGCTGCAACTGACAGATTCAGTTCAG AAAATTTGATCGGGAAGGGAGGGCATGCTGAGGTATACAAAGGACAGCTTGCTGATGGGCTCTTTGTGGCAGTGAAGAGGTTAACAAAAGGCGGTAACAACGAGGACAGAATTAGTAATTTCTTATCTGAGCTTGGAATAATAGCCCATGTTAACCACCCAAACGCAGCTCAGCTCTTGGGGTTCAGTGTGGAAGGGGGTTTGCACTTAGTTCTTCAGTTCTCACCTCATGGAAGCCTGGCTTCTGTTCTGCATG GTACGAAGGAACCCCTGAAGTGGAAAGTCAGGTTCAACATTGCACTTGGAATCGCTGAAGGGTTGCTTTATCTACACGAAGGCTGCCATCGCCGTATAATTCACAGAGACATCAAGGCTTCTAATATCCTTTTAACTGAAGACTACCAACCTCAG ATATCAGATTTTGGTCTTGCAAAGTGGCTTCCTGACAAACTGACCCATCATGTTGTATTTCCCATTGAAGGCACATTCGG TTATATGGCCCCGGAATACTTCATGCATGGAATCATAAATGAGAAGACCGATGTGTTCGCATATGGAGTTTTGCTTCTTGAGCTAGTTACAGGGCGGAAAGCGGTGGACTCCTCCAGACAGAGCCTAGTGATATGG GCAAAACCGCTGCTTGACTCGAACAAAGTAAAAGAGCTGGTGGATCCTTCCCTTGGCAATGAATATGATCCAGAAGAGCTGGTGTACACCCTAGCAGTAGCATCCATGTGCATTCACCACAGCTCAAGCTCGCGGCCTAGTATGAAATCG GTGGTCCGTTTCTTGAAGGGAGACAGGGAGTCACTTGAATTGGTGAGAAGGCCTAAAATCGTTAAGCCCCTTATGTTTGACTCCTGTGATTCAGAAGATTACACACGCTCAAGTTACCTCAATGATCTGGACCGGCACAAGCAGCTTGCCTTGGAGCAGTGA
- the LOC133927176 gene encoding uncharacterized protein LOC133927176 isoform X1, translating into MDDGPGYKEGNDYDLMLQKQEWVKTQDMLKSKLILVDDFDWSLPSMGSNSENNHSRVKLKYIGGLDISFLKEDPSTACAAVVVMDVDTLQVVHEEFDIVRLQVPYIPGFLAFREAPILLGLLEKVKNNEHHFYPQLLMVDGNGLLHPRGFGLACHLGVLADLPAIGVGKNLHHVDGLNQAQVRRQFEAKENCNKELISLTGQSGTTWGVAMRSCPGLSKPIYISAGHRISLDSATAIVKFCCKYRVPEPTRQADIRSKVFLQKLQRPQQ; encoded by the exons ATGGATGACGGTCCAGGATACAAAGAAGGAAATGACTATGATTTAATGCTGCAGAAACAAGAATGGGTCAA GACACAGGACATGCTCAAGAGTAAGCTCATTCTTGTGGACGATTTCGACTGGAGTTTACCTTCAATGGGATCAAATTCAGAAAATAATCATTCCAGGGTCAAACTGAAGTATATAGGCGGGCTTGACATTAGCTTCTTGAAGGAAGACCCATCCACAGCATGCGCAGCAGTGGTAGTTATGGATGTCGATACTTTACAAGTTGTCCACGAAGAGTTCGATATTGTTCGTCTGCAAGTGCCATATATTCCTGGCTTTCTTGCTTTCAGAGAG GCTCCAATTCTTCTAGGACTCTTGGAGAAGGTGAAGAATAATGAACATCATTTCTACCCCCAG TTACTCATGGTTGATGGAAATGGATTACTCCATCCGCGAG GTTTTGGTTTAGCTTGTCATCTTGGTGTCCTTGCTGATCTTCCGGCCATTGGAGTTGGAAAAAAT CTGCATCATGTAGATGGCCTTAACCAAGCACAAGTCAGAAGACAGTTTGAAGCAAAAGAAAACTGCAATAAGGAGCTAATCTCATTGACTGGACAGTCTGGGACAACATGGGGCGTG GCGATGCGTTCCTGCCCTGGTTTGTCAAAGCCAATCTACATCTCAGCTGGGCATCGCATTTCACTTGATTCAGCCACTGCGATAGTGAAGTTCTGTTGTAAATACCGTGTTCCTGAGCCTACACGACAG GCTGATATAAGATCAAAGGTGTTCCTGCAGAAGCTGCAAAGACCACAGCAATGA
- the LOC133927176 gene encoding uncharacterized protein LOC133927176 isoform X2 → MGQDTGHAQEVKLKYIGGLDISFLKEDPSTACAAVVVMDVDTLQVVHEEFDIVRLQVPYIPGFLAFREAPILLGLLEKVKNNEHHFYPQLLMVDGNGLLHPRGFGLACHLGVLADLPAIGVGKNLHHVDGLNQAQVRRQFEAKENCNKELISLTGQSGTTWGVAMRSCPGLSKPIYISAGHRISLDSATAIVKFCCKYRVPEPTRQADIRSKVFLQKLQRPQQ, encoded by the exons ATGGGTCAA GACACAGGACATGCTCAAGA GGTCAAACTGAAGTATATAGGCGGGCTTGACATTAGCTTCTTGAAGGAAGACCCATCCACAGCATGCGCAGCAGTGGTAGTTATGGATGTCGATACTTTACAAGTTGTCCACGAAGAGTTCGATATTGTTCGTCTGCAAGTGCCATATATTCCTGGCTTTCTTGCTTTCAGAGAG GCTCCAATTCTTCTAGGACTCTTGGAGAAGGTGAAGAATAATGAACATCATTTCTACCCCCAG TTACTCATGGTTGATGGAAATGGATTACTCCATCCGCGAG GTTTTGGTTTAGCTTGTCATCTTGGTGTCCTTGCTGATCTTCCGGCCATTGGAGTTGGAAAAAAT CTGCATCATGTAGATGGCCTTAACCAAGCACAAGTCAGAAGACAGTTTGAAGCAAAAGAAAACTGCAATAAGGAGCTAATCTCATTGACTGGACAGTCTGGGACAACATGGGGCGTG GCGATGCGTTCCTGCCCTGGTTTGTCAAAGCCAATCTACATCTCAGCTGGGCATCGCATTTCACTTGATTCAGCCACTGCGATAGTGAAGTTCTGTTGTAAATACCGTGTTCCTGAGCCTACACGACAG GCTGATATAAGATCAAAGGTGTTCCTGCAGAAGCTGCAAAGACCACAGCAATGA